A region from the Thermoplasmatales archaeon genome encodes:
- the malK_2 gene encoding Trehalose/maltose import ATP-binding protein MalK, whose product MEMIRTEGLTKKFGTFTAVDGLTFQVNKGEVFGLLGPNGAGKTTTIRMLCCLISKTGGTARIGDYDISDAREAMKIRKMIGIVHDNVGLYESLSPYENLEFYGRMYEFQESRLRENIEKYLKTLDLWDNKDKPVGSFSKGMKQKVAIARSLVHEPELLFMDEPTANLDPEASKVIRDIILDLKKENRTIFLNTHNLDEAQRICDRIGILKTKMMAVDTPVNLERAMTSKRTVFVLEVVSEKVLTAVKAGNPESVEVKGDSIILGLADPDKETSTMVNSIIAAGGKIKSVTERGASLEDVYLKLVRG is encoded by the coding sequence ATGGAAATGATCAGGACTGAGGGTCTGACAAAAAAATTCGGGACTTTCACCGCAGTGGACGGATTGACTTTCCAGGTTAATAAGGGTGAAGTTTTTGGCCTCCTGGGTCCCAATGGAGCCGGGAAGACAACTACTATCAGGATGCTGTGCTGCCTGATCTCAAAGACTGGCGGAACCGCCAGAATAGGGGATTATGATATATCAGACGCAAGGGAAGCAATGAAGATTAGAAAGATGATTGGAATAGTTCACGACAATGTTGGACTGTATGAATCATTGAGCCCTTATGAAAACCTGGAATTTTACGGGCGGATGTACGAATTCCAGGAAAGCAGGTTGAGGGAAAATATCGAGAAATACCTGAAAACACTTGATCTCTGGGATAATAAGGACAAACCCGTTGGCTCTTTCTCAAAGGGAATGAAACAGAAGGTAGCAATAGCCAGGTCGCTGGTGCACGAACCCGAGCTTCTCTTCATGGATGAGCCGACTGCGAATCTTGACCCCGAGGCATCGAAGGTGATCAGGGATATCATACTTGACCTGAAAAAGGAAAACAGGACAATATTCCTGAACACACACAACCTGGACGAGGCTCAGAGGATATGTGACAGGATCGGGATTCTTAAGACAAAGATGATGGCGGTGGACACTCCTGTAAACCTTGAAAGAGCTATGACCAGCAAAAGGACTGTATTCGTTCTGGAAGTGGTAAGTGAGAAAGTGCTTACCGCGGTAAAAGCAGGCAATCCTGAAAGCGTCGAAGTAAAAGGAGACTCCATTATTCTGGGGCTGGCAGACCCTGACAAGGAAACTTCAACAATGGTAAATTCGATTATTGCAGCCGGAGGAAAGATAAAGTCCGTGACTGAAAGAGGCGCCAGCCTGGAAGATGTTTACTTGAAGTTAGTGAGAGGATGA
- a CDS encoding ABC-type transport system involved in multi-copper enzyme maturation, permease component, whose amino-acid sequence MGMKKSWLIARKDLLIMKRRKSPLLLLIGLPLVLGIALPLLIHVLILRKGFSLLLEPNLISAFGFFFMIIGALLPLYISSYSIVGEKVEKSIEPLLSTPTTDGEILMGKYIGTLLPTLLSVYLGAAVYMVLIDAFTRSDFGYLFFPNWAFGIILIVGVPMAATYAITLSVFISSKVNSVMAAYQGGGVTLIPFLVIYVMGEIGILKLDNTTNVLIISGALLLVAVVMYFISRATFSREKILTEWK is encoded by the coding sequence ATGGGGATGAAGAAATCCTGGCTTATCGCCAGGAAAGATCTACTGATAATGAAGAGAAGAAAATCGCCCTTGCTTCTCCTTATTGGTCTCCCTTTGGTACTGGGCATAGCGCTCCCATTGCTCATACATGTTCTAATTCTAAGGAAGGGGTTTTCCCTTCTCCTGGAGCCTAACCTGATCAGCGCTTTCGGTTTCTTTTTCATGATAATAGGTGCCCTGCTTCCACTATATATCTCTTCGTACAGCATAGTGGGCGAAAAGGTTGAAAAAAGCATTGAGCCGCTCCTCTCCACCCCTACCACTGATGGTGAAATTCTGATGGGCAAGTATATAGGAACACTGCTCCCCACACTTTTGTCGGTTTATCTTGGCGCAGCAGTCTATATGGTATTGATTGACGCTTTTACACGATCTGACTTTGGATACCTTTTCTTTCCCAATTGGGCATTTGGGATAATTCTTATCGTTGGTGTTCCAATGGCGGCCACCTATGCCATCACACTTAGTGTTTTCATTTCCTCGAAGGTGAACAGTGTCATGGCCGCATACCAGGGTGGTGGCGTTACTCTCATTCCATTCCTTGTTATTTACGTGATGGGAGAGATAGGGATCCTGAAACTTGATAATACCACCAATGTTCTCATAATATCCGGAGCTCTGCTTCTTGTGGCAGTGGTTATGTATTTTATCAGCAGGGCAACTTTCAGTAGGGAAAAAATCCTTACAGAATGGAAATGA
- a CDS encoding Digeranylgeranylglycerophospholipid reductase, producing the protein MYDVIVIGSGPAGCAASKKCAELGLRTLMVDRRLEIGAPLRDFEIVSRDGLQSLGIDIEKHWLDLSFRKIQIIFGNVRSTVILDDMEICSIEADKFEKHIAALSSRAGADIMIKTEAVSFVMERGTVSGVRLRSGNAENEEKCRIVIFAGGVDSPILHGIPELVYSGDRVVARTLQRRVVADFGKLDSIDLYPGDNLRHIFAVIPKGDNLANVVLVSRDASIDAVRYMNDFMDNVLKLKKWGSLQDVSSEVHSGKIPLKLGVPGLILTGESTGINHDNWVMGIENAYSSGVWAAEAAKKMIENGEFEELSEYRKKIMEVTGHIENRNFREKLDNLDADALRSRLTASGTLHFQMHGSLLDILEKFL; encoded by the coding sequence TTGTACGACGTAATTGTAATTGGCAGTGGACCGGCGGGATGTGCAGCATCAAAAAAGTGTGCTGAACTTGGCTTGAGAACCCTGATGGTGGATCGTAGGCTCGAGATAGGTGCACCGCTAAGGGACTTTGAGATCGTTTCACGAGACGGCCTGCAATCACTGGGAATTGATATAGAGAAGCACTGGCTGGACCTGTCATTCAGAAAAATACAGATAATTTTTGGGAACGTACGGTCAACTGTAATCCTTGACGATATGGAAATATGCAGCATTGAAGCTGATAAATTTGAAAAGCATATCGCAGCCCTCTCATCTCGTGCGGGTGCAGACATCATGATTAAGACAGAGGCAGTATCATTCGTTATGGAGAGGGGGACGGTATCAGGAGTCAGGCTGCGATCAGGGAATGCCGAAAATGAGGAGAAATGCCGCATTGTCATATTCGCTGGTGGTGTCGATTCACCCATTCTTCACGGCATTCCCGAACTAGTATATTCCGGAGATAGAGTGGTTGCCAGAACTTTACAGCGGAGGGTGGTGGCTGACTTCGGCAAGCTGGACTCAATTGACCTTTACCCAGGTGATAACCTGCGACACATATTTGCCGTTATTCCCAAGGGGGACAACCTGGCAAATGTAGTGCTTGTCTCCAGGGATGCCAGCATTGATGCAGTACGTTACATGAATGATTTTATGGATAATGTTCTGAAGCTGAAAAAATGGGGGAGCCTGCAGGATGTGTCTTCTGAAGTTCATAGCGGAAAAATCCCTCTGAAGCTTGGAGTGCCCGGGCTTATCCTTACTGGAGAATCTACCGGGATAAATCACGATAACTGGGTAATGGGTATAGAGAATGCTTATTCTTCAGGTGTCTGGGCTGCTGAGGCGGCGAAGAAAATGATTGAAAATGGGGAATTTGAGGAACTATCAGAATACCGAAAAAAAATCATGGAAGTAACCGGTCACATAGAGAATCGCAATTTCAGAGAAAAATTAGACAATCTAGATGCAGACGCATTGAGAAGCAGGTTGACAGCCTCAGGAACCTTGCATTTTCAAATGCATGGAAGTTTGCTGGATATTCTGGAGAAATTCCTTTAG
- a CDS encoding Signal recognition particle 54 kDa protein: protein MVLDNLASSLRETIRKISRSGYVDKELLEEVSRDIQRALLKADVNVKLALSLTNTVKQRAMEEKPPAGMPQQDFVVKIIYDELLNILGIESSINLKPQTIMLVGLYGQGKTTSAGKLAKFFTKKGLNTGLIAADIYRPAAYEQLQHIAQQLNVKFYGEKGSKDALSTTRNGLKELSEVPVKIIDTSGRDSLDTDLIREIRDLKKHVHPDEVLLVMDATVGQRAGPQARTLNEAVGITGVIITKMDGTGKGGGVLSAVAEIKTPVYFIGTGEHMEDFEIFNPKKFLSRLLGLGDLESLMEAFKETNITEEEAEESVNKLMSGKFNLKDMYDVWEKFSQPGILQKLVESLPLSKLPGGPKIDPTDIESAGNKLFNYRVIMDSMTFSELEDPEIINSKRIARVAKGSGKSEVDVRNLLKEYKGMKNNLKLMKGNRGFKKMLRSQMKAGNFGLEEELMK from the coding sequence ATGGTTCTGGACAATCTCGCTAGCTCACTGCGTGAAACAATAAGGAAGATCTCCCGCTCGGGATACGTTGACAAGGAACTGCTTGAGGAAGTCAGCAGGGATATCCAGAGGGCACTTCTTAAGGCAGATGTGAATGTAAAACTTGCGCTGAGCCTAACAAACACAGTGAAGCAGAGAGCTATGGAAGAAAAGCCTCCTGCAGGAATGCCGCAGCAGGATTTCGTCGTGAAGATCATATACGATGAACTCTTGAATATACTTGGAATTGAATCCAGTATCAACCTCAAGCCGCAGACCATAATGCTGGTTGGGCTGTACGGGCAGGGAAAGACAACTTCAGCAGGAAAACTTGCAAAATTCTTCACCAAGAAAGGGCTCAACACCGGACTCATAGCAGCTGATATTTATAGGCCTGCTGCTTATGAACAGCTCCAGCACATAGCTCAGCAGCTAAACGTTAAATTCTATGGCGAAAAGGGGTCAAAAGATGCCCTCTCGACAACGAGAAACGGCTTGAAGGAGCTGTCGGAAGTGCCAGTAAAGATCATAGATACAAGTGGCCGCGACTCACTGGACACGGACCTGATCCGGGAGATCAGGGACCTGAAAAAGCATGTGCATCCTGATGAGGTTCTTCTTGTTATGGACGCTACCGTTGGACAGCGTGCAGGACCACAGGCAAGAACTTTAAATGAAGCGGTTGGAATAACAGGAGTCATCATTACAAAGATGGATGGAACCGGTAAAGGAGGGGGTGTCCTCAGTGCAGTTGCTGAAATTAAGACCCCGGTGTATTTTATCGGTACCGGTGAACACATGGAGGATTTCGAGATTTTCAATCCTAAAAAATTCCTGTCCAGACTCCTCGGACTTGGAGACCTCGAGAGCTTAATGGAGGCATTCAAGGAAACAAACATCACAGAAGAAGAAGCTGAGGAATCCGTTAATAAGCTCATGTCCGGAAAGTTTAACCTCAAGGATATGTACGACGTATGGGAAAAGTTCTCCCAGCCAGGTATATTACAGAAACTTGTGGAGTCTCTCCCACTGTCAAAACTCCCCGGAGGCCCGAAGATAGACCCGACGGATATAGAGAGTGCCGGGAACAAGCTCTTCAATTACAGGGTCATCATGGATTCAATGACTTTCAGTGAACTTGAGGATCCGGAAATAATCAATTCAAAGCGGATTGCTCGTGTTGCCAAGGGATCGGGCAAGTCAGAAGTTGATGTCAGGAATCTTCTAAAGGAATATAAGGGAATGAAGAACAACCTTAAGCTGATGAAGGGAAACCGCGGCTTCAAGAAAATGCTGAGATCACAGATGAAAGCTGGAAACTTCGGGCTTGAAGAAGAACTTATGAAATAA
- the rpoM gene encoding DNA-directed RNA polymerase subunit M, with the protein MFCSKCGSLMTPSRDKYICNNCGYEVKKTKAEGLRSQILNHGNSKEAIMIKEEKSAEPLDSDAVCPKCRHQGAYYLLKQTRSADEPETKFYTCESCGYRWREY; encoded by the coding sequence ATGTTCTGTAGCAAATGCGGATCGCTGATGACCCCTAGCAGAGACAAGTATATTTGCAACAACTGTGGCTACGAAGTCAAGAAGACAAAAGCTGAGGGTTTACGATCTCAAATTCTCAATCATGGGAACTCCAAGGAGGCCATAATGATAAAGGAGGAGAAGAGTGCAGAACCTCTCGATTCCGATGCCGTTTGCCCGAAGTGCAGGCATCAGGGAGCTTACTACCTCCTGAAGCAGACGCGCTCCGCGGATGAACCCGAGACAAAATTCTACACATGTGAATCATGCGGGTACAGATGGAGAGAGTACTGA